One window of the Pyrinomonadaceae bacterium genome contains the following:
- a CDS encoding class I SAM-dependent methyltransferase, translated as MTNADDKVNPARKILDVGCGWNKVPGAIGIDSNPRAHADVVHDLGVVPYPFPDNEFDEIVCRHVIEHVPDVMSLVTELHRIAKPGARLMIVTPHYTNPDWATDPTHRNHFNSYSFNCFIDDRQLFPFYTEVRLKAIRTYVTLANLWRAIGLEFLVNLDQRWPSFRFTRKFWEFYLNMVFRGKELQMEFQVVKGT; from the coding sequence ATGACGAACGCCGACGACAAAGTAAACCCGGCTCGCAAGATCCTTGACGTCGGCTGCGGCTGGAACAAAGTCCCGGGCGCAATCGGCATCGATTCGAATCCGCGGGCGCACGCCGATGTAGTGCACGACCTCGGCGTTGTGCCGTATCCATTCCCTGACAACGAATTTGACGAGATTGTTTGCCGGCACGTGATTGAGCATGTGCCGGACGTGATGTCGCTGGTCACTGAGCTACATCGCATCGCGAAGCCGGGCGCCCGCCTCATGATCGTGACGCCGCATTACACAAATCCCGACTGGGCGACCGACCCGACGCACCGTAATCATTTTAATAGCTACTCGTTCAACTGTTTCATCGACGATCGCCAACTCTTTCCCTTCTACACCGAAGTTCGCCTCAAAGCCATCCGCACTTACGTGACCCTGGCCAACCTCTGGCGCGCGATCGGACTGGAGTTTCTGGTAAACCTCGACCAGCGCTGGCCGTCGTTTCGCTTCACCAGAAAATTCTGGGAGTTCTACCTAAACATGGTCTTTCGCGGGAAAGAGCTTCAGATGGAGTTCCAGGTCGTGAAAGGAACATGA
- a CDS encoding tetratricopeptide repeat protein produces MTIKFFRLAGVCSVILTASICGLAQRDNPSIFGEVKITVKGAAQRATPPQASVILFRPSDKERARPTGPEFGRQTVISGGRYRFSDLPPGEYELAVEVDHHEVSRTRIILSSLHAPYGLQHDIAFEWQPLSDAAKGGTISAADVHERTVTNKRLFKKAEDAVVDKNYDQAISLLRQMVASDKADYQAQTILGTLLGSQGKYDEAEQAYLSALSARPNFALALLDFGRLRLKQKRFADAVEPLTKLVGLQPDSGEANLLLGDAYAQMDQRPKAILHLNSAAGLGYPQAHLRLAWIYDAGGSKEKAALEYEEFLKKQPNYPERQKLEGYIKANKKN; encoded by the coding sequence GCCGGTGTTTGCTCTGTGATTCTAACGGCCAGTATTTGTGGCCTCGCCCAAAGAGACAATCCGAGTATATTCGGTGAAGTTAAGATCACGGTCAAAGGAGCCGCCCAGCGCGCCACCCCTCCTCAGGCGAGCGTGATCCTCTTCCGCCCGTCCGATAAGGAACGCGCGCGCCCGACCGGCCCTGAATTCGGAAGACAGACGGTCATTAGCGGCGGCCGTTACCGCTTTTCCGATTTGCCGCCAGGTGAGTATGAATTGGCCGTCGAAGTCGATCATCATGAAGTGTCGCGAACCCGTATAATATTGTCGTCCCTGCATGCGCCATACGGACTTCAGCACGACATTGCGTTCGAGTGGCAGCCGCTAAGTGATGCTGCGAAGGGTGGCACGATCTCGGCTGCTGATGTTCATGAACGAACCGTCACCAACAAGCGGCTGTTCAAGAAAGCAGAAGACGCGGTCGTCGATAAGAATTACGATCAGGCAATCTCTTTGTTGAGGCAGATGGTGGCCAGCGACAAAGCTGACTATCAAGCCCAGACAATTTTGGGAACGCTCCTCGGCAGCCAGGGAAAGTATGATGAAGCAGAGCAGGCGTATCTGAGCGCGCTGTCAGCACGGCCGAACTTCGCGCTCGCACTGCTCGATTTTGGCAGGCTGCGACTAAAACAAAAGAGATTTGCTGACGCAGTCGAACCTCTGACAAAGCTCGTCGGATTGCAACCCGATTCGGGCGAAGCGAATCTGCTCCTCGGTGACGCCTACGCGCAAATGGACCAGCGACCCAAGGCAATTCTTCATCTGAATTCGGCCGCCGGGTTGGGTTATCCCCAGGCTCATTTGCGCCTCGCTTGGATCTACGACGCGGGGGGTTCTAAAGAGAAAGCGGCGCTTGAGTACGAGGAGTTTCTCAAGAAGCAACCGAACTATCCCGAGCGGCAGAAGTTGGAAGGCTACATTAAAGCCAATAAGAAGAATTGA